The Providencia sp. PROV188 genome includes a region encoding these proteins:
- the modD gene encoding ModD protein, giving the protein MIYLPDTLIDQLLLDDIQYGDLTSRALGLHTQQGTMTFTSKLGGCVSGLDIAQRMLTKLGIRSECLFRDGDIVEPQSRLINASGSVEALHQGWKAVQNVLEWCGGVSHYTHQMVTILKKYHPNGQLACTRKTIPATKPLALTAILAGGGIVHRAGSAETILLFTNHRNCLTNPDDWQSHVDTLRAAAPEKQIIVEADDYQQALLAIDTNADIVQLDKLPVEQIQQLQRLVNEKKSRCRLSIAGGVNLQTIESFAQAGVPLLITSAPYYANPRDIKVQIFKS; this is encoded by the coding sequence ATGATTTACTTGCCTGACACCCTAATTGACCAGCTGCTTCTCGATGATATCCAGTATGGGGATCTCACCAGCCGCGCACTTGGCTTACACACCCAGCAAGGCACCATGACCTTTACCTCGAAACTTGGCGGCTGTGTAAGCGGGTTGGATATCGCCCAGCGTATGCTCACAAAGCTGGGCATACGCAGTGAATGCCTATTTCGTGACGGAGATATTGTGGAGCCACAAAGCCGCTTGATTAACGCGTCTGGCTCGGTTGAAGCACTGCATCAAGGGTGGAAGGCAGTCCAGAATGTCCTTGAATGGTGCGGTGGCGTCAGTCACTACACCCATCAAATGGTCACGATATTAAAAAAATATCACCCTAATGGGCAGCTCGCTTGCACACGGAAAACCATTCCCGCGACCAAGCCCCTTGCGTTAACCGCGATCCTCGCTGGTGGCGGCATTGTCCATCGTGCTGGCAGCGCAGAAACTATCTTGCTGTTTACCAATCATCGCAACTGCCTTACAAATCCCGATGATTGGCAATCTCATGTCGATACGTTACGAGCGGCCGCGCCTGAGAAGCAGATCATCGTTGAAGCCGATGATTATCAGCAAGCTCTGCTTGCCATTGATACCAACGCCGATATTGTCCAGCTGGATAAACTTCCTGTGGAGCAGATTCAGCAATTACAACGCTTGGTGAATGAGAAAAAATCCCGCTGCCGATTATCCATTGCCGGTGGCGTTAACTTGCAAACTATCGAAAGTTTCGCCCAAGCGGGTGTTCCTCTGTTGATCACTTCAGCTCCCTATTACGCAAACCCGAGAGACATCAAAGTACAGATATTTAAATCTTAA
- the gntU gene encoding gluconate transporter, with protein sequence MNAPVETLSTLTLVLTAVGSVVLLLFLVMYARLHAFVALMIVSIGAGLFSGMPVQDITATMQKGMAGTLGFLAIVVALGAMFGKILHETGALDQVAHKLLDLFGEKRAHYAVGIAGLICALPLFFDVAIVLLIGVVFAVANRTGHNVVRLAIPLFAGVAAAAAFLLPGPTPMLVASQMGADYGWMILIGLCAAIPSMILAGPLFGSFISKFVSIEIPADYQAPQSTNGKMPSFGFSLSLVLFPLLLVGLKTIGTHFVEKGSNLENWLEFIGHPFTALLLACLLAIYGLGFRYGMDKERVMAVCSAAIQPAGIILLVTGAGGVFKQVLVDSGVGPALGDSLIGAGLPIAVACFVLAGAVRVIQGSATVACLTTVGLVLPVIGELGYSGAQLAALAICISGGSLILSHVNDSGFWLFGKFTGATEAQTLKTWTIMETILGTTGAIVGMIFFTFL encoded by the coding sequence ATGAACGCACCAGTAGAAACATTAAGTACCTTAACATTGGTACTGACCGCCGTTGGCTCGGTGGTATTATTGCTATTTTTAGTGATGTACGCGCGTTTACACGCTTTTGTAGCGTTAATGATTGTGTCGATTGGCGCGGGTCTATTTTCTGGTATGCCAGTCCAAGATATCACTGCAACCATGCAAAAAGGGATGGCGGGAACCCTGGGATTCCTTGCTATCGTCGTCGCCTTAGGTGCCATGTTCGGTAAAATCTTGCATGAAACGGGCGCTTTGGATCAGGTTGCTCATAAGCTATTAGACCTTTTCGGTGAAAAGCGCGCGCATTATGCGGTGGGGATCGCCGGTTTAATCTGCGCACTGCCATTGTTCTTTGACGTGGCTATCGTGCTATTAATCGGCGTGGTATTTGCGGTCGCAAACCGTACTGGCCACAACGTAGTTCGCTTAGCAATTCCTCTGTTTGCTGGTGTGGCAGCAGCGGCAGCCTTCCTGTTACCGGGGCCAACACCAATGCTGGTGGCGTCGCAAATGGGTGCAGATTATGGCTGGATGATCTTAATTGGTCTGTGTGCGGCTATCCCGAGCATGATTTTAGCGGGTCCACTGTTTGGTAGCTTTATCAGCAAGTTTGTTAGTATTGAAATTCCTGCTGACTACCAAGCACCACAAAGCACTAACGGCAAAATGCCAAGCTTTGGCTTCAGCTTAAGCCTCGTGTTGTTCCCATTACTGCTGGTTGGTTTAAAAACCATCGGGACTCACTTTGTGGAAAAAGGCTCGAATCTAGAAAACTGGTTAGAGTTTATTGGTCATCCATTTACTGCATTATTACTGGCATGTTTGCTGGCAATCTACGGCTTAGGCTTCCGCTACGGCATGGATAAAGAGCGCGTGATGGCGGTCTGTTCCGCAGCAATTCAACCTGCGGGTATCATCCTGTTAGTGACTGGTGCGGGTGGTGTATTCAAACAAGTGCTGGTGGACTCAGGTGTAGGTCCGGCATTAGGTGATTCGCTGATTGGTGCAGGTTTACCGATTGCTGTCGCGTGTTTCGTCTTAGCGGGTGCGGTGCGTGTTATCCAAGGTTCTGCGACTGTTGCTTGTCTAACGACTGTTGGTTTAGTCCTGCCTGTTATCGGTGAGCTAGGTTACTCTGGCGCACAACTGGCTGCATTAGCGATTTGTATCTCTGGTGGTTCATTAATTCTGAGCCATGTGAATGACTCCGGTTTCTGGTTATTCGGTAAATTTACAGGTGCAACTGAAGCTCAAACCTTAAAAACGTGGACTATCATGGAAACGATTTTAGGAACGACGGGTGCGATTGTTGGGATGATTTTCTTTACCTTCCTCTAA
- a CDS encoding SGNH/GDSL hydrolase family protein: MKLNNQNQIKSKLLTASVITLLSLGLVSCQTPDTKRGKTSQTQWQAPTEQGQLVNNGEPNLSQLASKLRQGGQQVHIVQIGDSHTAADFFTGELRALFQQRYGDAGPGFVPPISVPGQRTATINRVSDKSDWSLSSSRKDERFDYPLGGLIAEPQGSKSNVLLKPLQPVQNSYRLQALYQSSNGAQMQVSPSSSSTVALPATGNSWQFSAPVSTQLPSTVSVGTTSNLKVGGWLVRSNKPGVMLSAIGLNGATINMLDKWQPQWSATLAQMSPDMVILAFGTNEAFNDTLNLVAYEQNLRDKIRQIRQQSPNAVIMLVGPSDSIKFSNAAGCSAQMPVNLMDVIRIQKNIAAQEHTLFWDWQANMGGPCSIRAWASQGLARPDNVHFSADGYKKSAQALYSQFNQMLK, encoded by the coding sequence ATGAAACTGAACAACCAGAATCAGATCAAGAGCAAGCTACTCACAGCTAGTGTTATTACCCTGCTGTCATTAGGCTTAGTCTCTTGTCAAACCCCTGATACTAAACGCGGCAAAACGTCGCAAACTCAGTGGCAAGCGCCTACAGAGCAAGGGCAGTTAGTCAATAACGGTGAACCCAATTTAAGTCAATTGGCGTCTAAACTGCGCCAAGGTGGTCAACAAGTCCATATCGTTCAGATAGGGGATTCACACACGGCCGCAGATTTTTTCACTGGTGAATTAAGAGCATTGTTCCAACAACGTTATGGAGATGCAGGTCCTGGTTTTGTACCGCCAATTTCGGTACCGGGTCAACGCACCGCCACCATTAATCGCGTCAGTGATAAGTCAGATTGGTCACTTTCCAGTAGCCGCAAAGACGAGCGTTTTGACTACCCGTTAGGTGGATTGATAGCGGAGCCACAAGGTAGCAAGAGCAATGTGTTATTAAAACCGTTGCAGCCTGTCCAAAATAGTTATCGCTTACAAGCACTGTACCAAAGCTCGAATGGTGCCCAGATGCAGGTTTCGCCATCCTCATCTTCGACAGTTGCCTTACCTGCCACGGGAAATAGCTGGCAATTCTCTGCGCCAGTGAGCACGCAATTGCCATCAACTGTGTCAGTTGGAACAACAAGTAATCTCAAAGTGGGTGGATGGTTAGTCCGTTCGAATAAACCCGGTGTGATGTTATCTGCTATCGGTTTAAACGGTGCGACCATCAACATGCTGGATAAGTGGCAACCACAGTGGAGCGCCACGCTGGCTCAAATGTCGCCAGATATGGTGATTTTAGCCTTCGGCACCAATGAAGCGTTTAATGACACACTGAACTTAGTGGCTTACGAACAAAATCTACGGGATAAAATTCGTCAGATCCGCCAGCAATCACCTAATGCCGTGATTATGCTAGTGGGGCCTAGCGACTCAATTAAATTCAGTAATGCGGCGGGTTGTAGCGCACAGATGCCGGTGAATTTGATGGATGTGATCCGTATTCAGAAAAACATTGCCGCTCAGGAACATACGCTGTTTTGGGATTGGCAAGCGAACATGGGCGGGCCTTGCTCTATCCGCGCATGGGCATCACAAGGTTTAGCCCGTCCTGATAATGTGCATTTCTCTGCGGATGGTTATAAGAAAAGCGCACAGGCTTTATATAGCCAGTTTAATCAGATGTTGAAATAA
- a CDS encoding ABC transporter substrate-binding protein produces the protein MAMNRRHFIQSCAVLAAYYSLPAFSRSPVAEALFGTLPANGNIQKVITAGPPADLLMFALTPEKMVGFASINLKKGNSELFAPQWMNLPVYGRLAGRGSTLSLEQLLAYHPDLILDTGNIDETYRSQAEKVAKQTGIPYLLMDGKLIDAPQQLRQLGRLLNVNQQAEKLSMVAERYLSNAQQFALTQQQKPLSFYLARGAKGLQTGTKGSIHTEAIEMLGFRNVVDIDGFHGLTDVSMEQLYQWEPDIIITQYDESVELITRSPLWAGLKAISSNNLFVFSGMPFGWLDGPPGINRLLGMRRLQSHFDKAVEETMTHDLRQFFELFYHSSLTQEQVDLLMERS, from the coding sequence ATGGCAATGAACAGAAGACATTTTATCCAATCCTGCGCTGTCCTTGCGGCATACTACAGTTTACCTGCATTTAGTCGCAGCCCTGTCGCAGAGGCATTATTCGGTACTTTACCTGCAAATGGTAACATTCAAAAGGTGATCACGGCGGGTCCGCCCGCAGACTTACTGATGTTTGCCCTCACCCCAGAAAAAATGGTGGGTTTTGCCTCGATTAACTTGAAAAAAGGGAATAGTGAACTATTTGCGCCACAATGGATGAATTTGCCTGTTTATGGTCGTCTTGCGGGACGAGGTAGCACGTTATCCCTTGAACAATTATTGGCTTATCACCCTGATTTGATCCTCGATACTGGCAATATCGATGAAACCTACCGTTCCCAAGCGGAAAAAGTCGCCAAACAAACGGGGATCCCGTATTTGCTGATGGATGGTAAGCTGATTGATGCTCCGCAACAGCTGCGTCAACTTGGTCGTCTATTGAATGTTAATCAGCAAGCTGAAAAACTGAGTATGGTAGCAGAACGCTATCTTAGCAATGCGCAGCAATTTGCACTGACTCAACAACAAAAACCCCTCAGTTTTTACCTCGCCAGAGGTGCAAAAGGACTACAAACCGGCACAAAAGGTTCTATTCATACTGAAGCCATCGAAATGCTCGGTTTTCGTAATGTGGTGGACATCGATGGATTCCACGGTTTGACCGATGTTTCCATGGAACAGCTGTACCAGTGGGAGCCAGATATTATCATCACCCAATATGATGAATCTGTTGAATTAATTACTCGCTCGCCATTATGGGCAGGACTCAAAGCCATCTCATCGAATAACCTGTTCGTATTCAGTGGGATGCCATTCGGTTGGTTAGATGGTCCACCAGGGATCAACCGTTTACTGGGCATGAGACGCTTACAAAGTCACTTTGATAAAGCGGTTGAAGAGACGATGACTCACGATCTAAGACAATTTTTTGAGCTGTTCTACCATTCATCGCTCACTCAAGAGCAGGTCGACTTACTAATGGAAAGGTCATGA
- the gntK gene encoding gluconokinase, producing the protein MSDTQNQNYTFVLMGVSGSGKSAVASGVAQQLQAAFLDGDFLHPKSNIMKMASGHALNDDDRRPWLEALNGAIFAMQRTNQVSLVVCSALKKSYRDILREDNKNLYFIYLKGDAAVIEERLRARRGHFFKPEMLKSQFDTLQEPDTQEADAYAVDIRPALNEVIDNTCATIRQIMTGDKA; encoded by the coding sequence ATGAGTGATACCCAAAATCAAAACTACACATTTGTCTTAATGGGGGTATCGGGTAGCGGCAAATCCGCAGTGGCGAGTGGCGTTGCTCAGCAGTTACAAGCTGCCTTTTTAGACGGGGACTTTTTGCACCCGAAATCCAATATTATGAAAATGGCATCTGGACATGCACTGAATGATGATGACCGTCGTCCGTGGTTAGAAGCGCTGAACGGTGCCATTTTTGCAATGCAAAGAACCAATCAGGTTTCTCTGGTTGTGTGCTCTGCATTGAAAAAGAGTTATCGCGATATTCTTCGTGAAGATAATAAAAATCTCTATTTTATCTATCTGAAAGGCGATGCAGCAGTGATTGAAGAGCGTTTAAGAGCGCGTCGTGGTCATTTCTTTAAACCAGAAATGTTGAAATCACAGTTCGATACACTGCAAGAACCAGATACCCAAGAAGCCGACGCTTATGCGGTTGATATCCGTCCTGCGCTCAATGAGGTTATCGACAATACCTGTGCAACCATTCGTCAAATCATGACGGGAGATAAAGCATGA
- a CDS encoding class I SAM-dependent methyltransferase has translation MLIHQLDFAAMYQQHMQQAQRTRKEPEHWDKKAHQMAQNCANPNDPYLIRFRQLMDFTGAKTLLDVGCGPGSISLYLANQFQSVTGIDYSAGMLEMANIRAKEMNVTNAQFKTLAWEDSWDDLPKADISVASRSTLVDDLKAAMLKLNRQTNLRVYTTHTVNPTFIDEKIIREIGREVVSLPTYIYAVNVLHQMGIHARVDFIKSPNRGGFDNVDAFIDSVNWSLKDLTEEETEKLRAYYEKQTADGKALPFPSRDWAMVSWDVVDEAELTL, from the coding sequence ATGCTTATTCACCAACTCGATTTTGCCGCGATGTATCAGCAGCATATGCAACAAGCCCAACGCACACGCAAAGAACCAGAACATTGGGATAAAAAAGCCCACCAAATGGCGCAAAACTGTGCCAATCCGAACGACCCATACTTAATTCGCTTTCGCCAATTAATGGATTTTACGGGTGCAAAAACCTTGCTGGATGTGGGATGTGGACCTGGCTCTATTAGCCTTTATCTCGCTAACCAATTTCAATCTGTCACCGGCATTGACTACAGTGCAGGTATGCTCGAAATGGCCAATATTCGCGCCAAAGAGATGAATGTCACCAATGCGCAATTTAAAACCCTTGCGTGGGAAGATAGCTGGGACGACTTACCAAAAGCCGATATTTCGGTGGCCTCCCGCTCTACCCTCGTGGATGACTTAAAAGCTGCGATGTTAAAACTCAACCGCCAAACTAACCTGCGCGTGTATACCACTCACACCGTTAACCCGACATTTATTGATGAGAAAATTATCCGTGAAATTGGGCGCGAAGTGGTTAGCCTGCCAACCTATATCTATGCCGTGAATGTCCTGCATCAAATGGGGATCCATGCCCGTGTCGACTTTATTAAAAGTCCAAATCGAGGTGGATTCGATAACGTGGATGCATTTATCGACAGCGTAAACTGGTCGCTCAAAGATCTCACCGAAGAAGAAACTGAAAAGCTGCGCGCTTACTACGAGAAACAAACCGCCGATGGTAAAGCCCTGCCGTTCCCATCCCGCGATTGGGCGATGGTCTCATGGGATGTGGTGGATGAAGCGGAACTGACATTATGA
- a CDS encoding TonB-dependent receptor plug domain-containing protein translates to MKIKQITYLIGMALFATQGQAATTSPENNQTQADASRDVMSVWSTPLAADANVITESQMKQLNKTNVAQALSTLPGVAIQKSGNRNETQVNVRGFDSRQVPVFFDGIPTYVPYDGTLDLGRFMTSELASVELSTGYTSLLQGPNLMGGAINLTTATPKKPFEANISLNQGFARGADNAHNVSARLGGRNDLGFIQVSGSQYKQRFMGLPSSDDNNPYAGTHGRRTNSATDDKRLMLKMGWTPREADEYVVTYIKQDGDKNSAPNANSDKQQIWQWPAYDKESIYFNGTTQVTDGIALQSRVYHDSFKNTLHQYKSVKDYQKGNYNYSRYDDYSNGADLRADFTVRELDMLSFAAHWKEDVHRSRSNKTNPFDRYKDQTWSVSTEYQWVATDKLDIIGGIGYDWRDSDDGKRYIYNKKTGAMEGVQHYDNNNQHAFNWEMMARYHLENEDTVQFSVSERTRFPTQKERYTENKMKNDDSFLINPHLDAERALTFDLTYKGHFTPVWSYTASTYYNHVSDAIMAHHVGENKKGGALLQNRNSGKVDYIGADLGTTGQITDWMEAGMNYSYIHADPKHYSVRHVAELPTHKAFAWVKFTPYQPMSITITEEARSWAFNYVDSEDKVRGFAKTDLRVDYDLGHGLSVNSSVNNLFDKSYEYTDGYIEEGRNYWLGIEYKY, encoded by the coding sequence ATGAAAATAAAACAAATTACCTATTTGATAGGAATGGCGTTATTCGCAACACAGGGGCAAGCAGCAACGACCTCTCCAGAGAATAATCAGACACAAGCTGACGCGAGCCGCGATGTGATGTCAGTCTGGAGTACCCCACTCGCCGCTGATGCTAACGTGATCACTGAGTCGCAAATGAAGCAACTCAATAAAACCAACGTGGCTCAAGCTCTCAGCACCCTACCCGGCGTGGCGATCCAAAAATCCGGTAACCGTAATGAGACTCAAGTGAATGTACGTGGTTTTGATAGCCGCCAAGTGCCTGTTTTCTTCGACGGTATCCCGACCTATGTTCCTTATGACGGTACCCTTGACCTTGGGCGTTTTATGACCAGTGAACTGGCAAGTGTTGAGCTTTCTACGGGGTATACGTCCCTGTTACAAGGTCCGAACTTAATGGGCGGCGCCATCAACTTAACCACCGCGACCCCAAAAAAACCGTTCGAAGCGAATATCAGCCTGAACCAAGGCTTTGCGCGTGGTGCAGATAATGCCCATAACGTTAGCGCCCGCCTTGGTGGTCGCAATGATTTAGGTTTTATTCAAGTCAGTGGTAGCCAATATAAGCAGCGCTTTATGGGTCTACCTAGCTCTGATGATAATAACCCGTATGCGGGAACGCATGGACGCCGCACTAACTCCGCCACCGATGATAAGCGTTTGATGCTGAAAATGGGCTGGACGCCACGAGAAGCCGATGAGTATGTGGTGACTTATATTAAGCAAGATGGTGACAAAAACAGTGCGCCGAATGCCAACTCTGATAAGCAGCAGATCTGGCAGTGGCCAGCTTATGATAAAGAAAGCATCTACTTTAATGGCACCACCCAAGTCACTGACGGTATTGCCCTGCAAAGCCGCGTTTATCACGATTCATTCAAAAACACGCTGCACCAGTACAAATCCGTCAAGGATTATCAAAAAGGTAATTATAACTACAGCCGCTATGATGACTACAGCAACGGCGCAGACCTACGCGCAGACTTTACTGTGCGTGAATTAGATATGCTGTCATTTGCCGCACACTGGAAAGAAGACGTTCACCGCTCTCGCAGTAATAAAACCAACCCATTTGACCGTTATAAAGATCAAACCTGGTCTGTCTCTACCGAATACCAATGGGTTGCGACAGATAAGCTCGATATCATCGGCGGAATTGGCTATGACTGGCGTGATAGTGATGATGGAAAACGCTATATATACAATAAAAAAACCGGTGCAATGGAAGGCGTTCAACATTATGACAATAACAACCAACATGCCTTCAACTGGGAGATGATGGCCCGTTACCATTTAGAAAATGAAGATACCGTTCAATTCTCTGTATCCGAAAGAACACGTTTCCCGACACAAAAAGAGCGCTACACCGAAAATAAAATGAAGAATGATGATTCATTCCTCATTAACCCGCATTTAGATGCTGAGCGTGCACTGACCTTTGATTTAACTTATAAAGGGCATTTCACTCCAGTGTGGAGCTATACAGCAAGTACCTACTATAACCACGTTTCTGATGCCATTATGGCGCACCATGTAGGCGAAAATAAAAAAGGTGGCGCATTACTGCAAAACCGTAATAGCGGCAAAGTGGATTATATCGGCGCGGATTTAGGCACTACAGGGCAAATCACCGATTGGATGGAAGCAGGTATGAACTACAGCTATATCCACGCGGATCCGAAACACTATAGCGTACGCCATGTTGCAGAGCTGCCAACCCACAAAGCGTTTGCTTGGGTGAAATTTACCCCATATCAGCCAATGAGCATTACGATTACAGAAGAAGCCAGAAGCTGGGCATTTAACTATGTGGACAGTGAAGATAAGGTACGCGGCTTCGCCAAAACTGACCTCCGCGTGGATTATGACTTAGGGCATGGGCTATCTGTGAACAGCTCAGTCAACAACCTGTTCGACAAGTCTTATGAATATACTGATGGCTATATAGAAGAAGGTCGCAACTATTGGCTAGGAATTGAATATAAATACTAA
- the gntR gene encoding gluconate operon transcriptional repressor GntR — protein sequence MKNKRPSLQDVADRVGITKMTVSRFLRNPEQVSESLRGKIASAVEELGYIPNKAPDILSNATSHAIGVLLPSLTNQVFAEVIRGIEAVTDKHGYQTMLAHYGYRAEKEEERLTSLLSYNIDGVILAERTHTERTLRMLKTAGIPVVEIMDSISPCFDAAVGIDNFEASRQMTQAMIDRGCRKVVYLGARQDERTIIRLEGYEKAMLDAKLTPRNLMTQESSSYSLGAQLLQECRVKYPDTDGLFCTNDDLAIGAIFECQRLGINVPNDLAISGFHGHDVGQVMTPKLASILTPRDLMGRKAAEVLLARMRGEKLAQKKFDVGFKLLTGESI from the coding sequence ATGAAGAATAAAAGACCTTCTTTGCAAGATGTAGCCGACCGAGTCGGTATCACAAAAATGACGGTGAGTCGTTTCCTGCGAAATCCTGAGCAAGTTTCAGAATCCTTGCGTGGGAAAATTGCCAGTGCAGTGGAGGAATTAGGCTATATCCCAAACAAAGCGCCTGATATTTTGTCGAATGCCACAAGCCACGCCATCGGCGTTCTATTGCCATCATTAACTAACCAAGTTTTTGCCGAAGTGATCCGCGGTATTGAAGCCGTCACCGACAAACATGGTTATCAAACCATGTTGGCGCACTATGGTTATCGTGCAGAAAAAGAGGAAGAGCGCTTAACTTCGTTACTTTCTTACAATATTGATGGCGTGATTTTAGCGGAGCGTACCCATACCGAGCGCACCCTGCGCATGTTAAAAACGGCGGGGATCCCTGTCGTTGAAATTATGGACAGTATTTCGCCTTGTTTTGATGCCGCGGTAGGTATTGATAACTTTGAAGCGTCTCGCCAAATGACGCAGGCGATGATCGACCGTGGCTGCCGAAAAGTAGTCTATTTAGGGGCGAGGCAGGATGAGCGGACAATCATCCGTTTGGAAGGTTATGAAAAAGCCATGCTCGATGCCAAACTAACTCCGCGTAATTTAATGACTCAAGAGAGCTCCTCTTATTCTCTTGGCGCACAATTACTTCAAGAATGCCGCGTAAAATACCCCGATACTGATGGGCTATTTTGTACCAACGATGACTTAGCCATCGGCGCGATTTTTGAATGCCAGCGTTTAGGGATTAATGTCCCCAATGATTTGGCTATTTCGGGCTTCCATGGACACGATGTGGGACAGGTGATGACACCGAAATTAGCCAGTATCTTAACCCCTCGTGACCTTATGGGGCGCAAGGCGGCAGAAGTGCTGCTGGCAAGGATGCGCGGTGAAAAATTAGCACAGAAAAAATTCGATGTTGGTTTTAAGTTACTAACTGGTGAAAGTATCTAG
- a CDS encoding ABC transporter ATP-binding protein — MSILTLDNVAIGYHRQAIIEGINLHLPEGEMTCLLGANGCGKTTLMKTLLGLLPAIDGDIRLQGQSISRLKQRDIAKVIAYVPQAHDTPFTFSVVDMVMMGLTPYLSAFSVPGEKEKVSAMEQLTQFGIAHLAERLYSTLSGGEKQLVLIARALVQKPKLLIMDEPAASLDFGNQIRLLQHIETLKQHGITVLMSTHHPQHAAAIADHVILLNKQQQARQGSTQSMLTLTNLAELYNIDAPSITAHFQLPLNFTC; from the coding sequence ATGAGTATTTTAACCCTAGACAATGTGGCGATCGGCTACCACCGCCAAGCCATTATTGAAGGCATTAACCTGCATTTACCTGAAGGTGAGATGACCTGCTTGCTGGGCGCGAATGGGTGCGGAAAAACCACCTTAATGAAAACCTTATTAGGGTTACTTCCTGCCATTGATGGGGATATACGCTTGCAAGGGCAATCCATCAGCCGGCTGAAACAGCGAGATATCGCGAAAGTGATTGCTTACGTACCCCAAGCTCACGATACGCCCTTTACGTTTTCGGTGGTCGATATGGTGATGATGGGGCTAACCCCCTATCTCTCAGCGTTCAGCGTACCGGGGGAAAAAGAGAAAGTCAGTGCCATGGAGCAATTGACCCAATTTGGCATTGCTCACCTTGCAGAGCGCTTGTATAGCACCCTCAGCGGGGGAGAAAAGCAGCTGGTTTTAATTGCCAGAGCCTTAGTCCAAAAACCCAAGTTATTGATTATGGATGAACCCGCAGCCAGCCTCGATTTTGGCAATCAAATTCGGCTGTTACAGCATATCGAAACACTGAAGCAGCATGGGATCACGGTGTTAATGTCCACCCATCACCCCCAACATGCCGCTGCCATTGCCGACCATGTGATTTTATTAAACAAACAACAGCAGGCACGGCAAGGCTCGACTCAAAGTATGTTAACGCTCACTAACTTGGCAGAACTCTATAATATCGATGCACCGAGTATTACGGCGCATTTTCAGCTTCCACTCAATTTTACTTGTTAA
- a CDS encoding FecCD family ABC transporter permease, producing the protein MTASWLNTKTKPLLLMAILLLCFLMALTSGKYSLTLEELYHLFTQAPVDDPRSNTVFWQIRFPRVLAAILIGGGLAIAGAAYQGMFRNPLVSPDILGVSAGAGVGAVLGIFLGQSLVSIQLFAFVGGLITVAVVYLIARLARQHDPILSLVLVGVAVSAICGSAISLMKILADPYTQLPSITFWLLGGLSSITQQDLWSVLPIMIVGFVPLLMLRWRMNLLSLSDEEAKSLGVNVTLNRTILIVSATLITASTVSIAGIIGWVGLIVPHITRMIVGANFRYQLPAAMAIGAILLLITDTLARTIAAIELPLGILTSAVGAPFFLAILLQTRRVK; encoded by the coding sequence ATGACGGCGAGCTGGCTCAATACCAAAACTAAGCCATTATTATTGATGGCTATTTTGCTACTCTGTTTTCTGATGGCATTAACCAGTGGTAAATACTCACTAACCTTGGAAGAGCTCTATCACTTGTTTACTCAAGCGCCCGTCGATGATCCTCGTAGCAATACGGTATTTTGGCAAATTCGCTTTCCACGCGTCTTAGCCGCCATCTTGATTGGCGGCGGGCTAGCGATTGCCGGCGCGGCTTATCAAGGTATGTTTCGTAACCCTCTCGTTTCCCCTGATATTTTAGGCGTTTCCGCAGGGGCGGGCGTCGGAGCTGTTTTAGGGATATTTCTCGGACAATCTCTGGTTTCTATCCAACTGTTTGCTTTTGTGGGTGGGCTTATCACGGTGGCGGTGGTGTATCTGATTGCTCGCCTAGCCCGCCAGCACGATCCTATTCTATCCCTTGTTCTAGTTGGGGTTGCCGTCAGTGCGATTTGCGGCTCCGCCATCTCATTAATGAAAATTTTAGCCGACCCCTACACGCAGCTTCCTTCTATTACGTTCTGGCTACTCGGTGGATTATCTTCCATTACTCAGCAAGATTTATGGTCAGTGTTGCCCATTATGATCGTGGGTTTCGTGCCATTATTGATGCTGCGTTGGCGCATGAATTTGCTAAGTTTATCCGATGAAGAAGCCAAAAGTTTAGGCGTAAATGTCACACTCAATCGCACCATTTTGATTGTTAGCGCAACCCTGATTACCGCCAGCACCGTGTCGATAGCTGGCATTATTGGCTGGGTAGGATTGATTGTTCCCCATATTACGCGAATGATAGTGGGTGCTAACTTCCGCTATCAGCTCCCTGCAGCAATGGCTATCGGCGCTATTTTACTGCTGATCACCGATACGCTAGCTCGCACCATTGCAGCCATTGAGTTACCGCTCGGGATCTTAACCTCCGCCGTGGGCGCACCCTTTTTCTTAGCCATTTTGCTACAAACAAGGCGGGTTAAATGA